In Salinisphaera sp. LB1, one genomic interval encodes:
- a CDS encoding ABC transporter ATP-binding protein — translation MTADRQAQSQPAVEVNGLGAKIGKRWILRGLDLRVEQGETLAVIGGSGSGKSLTLRHLIGLNEPDEGRVDVLGVPLWHLNQSRMRQLSRHWGVLFQQGALFSSLPVFANIAFPMRELRRDGLHMPESMITDLVSLKLAAVGLDPDVGNQMPDALSGGMIKRVALARALALDPELLFLDEPTAGLDPASSTDFHQLYKHLHKDMGLSGLIVTHDRSTLASVADRVAILDEGRILTVGTLDEVRRVSHPFIERFFADDNAVGAAES, via the coding sequence ATGACGGCCGATCGGCAGGCACAGTCACAGCCCGCGGTCGAGGTGAACGGCCTGGGGGCGAAGATCGGTAAGCGCTGGATTCTGCGCGGGCTGGATCTCCGCGTGGAGCAGGGCGAGACGCTGGCCGTGATCGGGGGCAGCGGCAGCGGCAAGTCGCTGACGCTGCGACATCTGATCGGCCTCAACGAGCCCGACGAAGGCCGGGTCGACGTGCTGGGCGTCCCCCTCTGGCACCTGAATCAGTCACGCATGCGCCAGCTTTCCCGCCACTGGGGCGTGCTGTTCCAGCAGGGGGCGCTGTTCAGCTCGTTGCCGGTGTTCGCCAACATCGCGTTCCCGATGCGGGAGCTGCGCCGCGACGGACTGCACATGCCCGAGTCGATGATCACCGACCTGGTCAGCCTCAAGCTGGCGGCCGTGGGCCTCGATCCCGACGTCGGCAACCAGATGCCCGACGCCCTCTCCGGCGGCATGATCAAACGTGTGGCCCTGGCCCGGGCGCTCGCACTCGACCCCGAGCTGTTGTTCCTCGATGAGCCCACCGCCGGCCTGGACCCGGCCTCGTCGACCGATTTCCATCAGCTGTACAAACATCTGCACAAGGATATGGGCCTGTCCGGGCTGATCGTCACCCACGATCGGTCGACGCTGGCCTCCGTAGCCGACCGGGTGGCGATTCTGGACGAGGGCCGTATCCTGACCGTGGGCACGCTGGACGAGGTGCGTCGCGTTTCGCATCCGTTCATCGAACGTTTTTTTGCCGACGACAATGCCGTCGGGGCAGCCGAGAGCTGA
- a CDS encoding ABC transporter permease, with amino-acid sequence MSGSARPNGQSTPDLHIEDDEDRRCARLTGSWRLFTASDHRQRLVETLNALDSPQDMAWDLSEISALDSAGAWLLWQAWGKREPAELTCREPHRQRFERLADEPEMPPRESRLSLLDLLDRLGGDLIAIGRHVGGMIALLFGVMADIATISVRWRLIPAREISAAIYRSGVSSVVLLGVTGYVIGVVMSLQIGVTLSSFGANERIIGLMGLAVLRELGPVIAAIIQAGRAGSSITAGIAGMHLTEELDALKTFGSSPRLRLVTSRVIAMMITMPLLVVWTDGAEIMGGATTAQFDLGVPFALFIARLPESVQMYNFWLGLGKGALFGLIIALVGSYFGLTASANTDSLSSQTTRSVVVGLALILIIDALSGAILAKLGLI; translated from the coding sequence ATGAGCGGTAGCGCGCGGCCCAATGGCCAATCAACGCCCGACCTGCACATCGAGGACGACGAGGATCGCCGCTGCGCGCGCTTGACCGGGTCCTGGCGGCTGTTCACCGCCAGCGACCACCGGCAGCGGCTGGTCGAGACGCTCAATGCCCTGGATTCGCCCCAGGACATGGCCTGGGATCTGAGCGAGATCAGCGCGCTGGACAGCGCCGGCGCCTGGCTGCTCTGGCAGGCCTGGGGCAAGCGCGAACCGGCCGAACTCACATGCCGCGAGCCGCACCGGCAGCGCTTCGAGCGGCTGGCCGACGAGCCCGAGATGCCGCCGCGCGAAAGTCGTCTGTCGCTGCTCGATCTGCTCGATCGTCTCGGCGGCGATCTGATCGCCATCGGCCGGCATGTGGGCGGCATGATTGCCCTGCTGTTCGGCGTAATGGCCGATATCGCCACCATTTCCGTGCGCTGGCGCCTGATCCCGGCGCGCGAGATTAGCGCGGCGATCTACCGTTCCGGGGTGTCGTCCGTCGTGCTGCTGGGGGTGACCGGCTATGTGATCGGCGTGGTGATGAGCCTGCAGATCGGCGTCACGCTGTCGAGCTTCGGCGCCAACGAGCGCATCATCGGGCTGATGGGCCTGGCCGTGCTGCGCGAGCTCGGTCCGGTCATTGCCGCCATCATCCAGGCCGGCCGTGCCGGTTCGTCGATCACCGCCGGTATCGCCGGCATGCATCTGACCGAAGAACTCGACGCGCTCAAGACGTTCGGCAGCTCCCCGCGGCTGCGCCTGGTCACCTCGCGCGTGATCGCCATGATGATCACCATGCCGCTGCTCGTCGTCTGGACCGACGGCGCCGAGATCATGGGCGGCGCCACCACGGCGCAGTTCGATCTGGGCGTGCCGTTTGCACTGTTCATCGCCCGTCTGCCGGAGTCGGTACAGATGTACAACTTCTGGCTCGGGCTTGGCAAAGGCGCGCTGTTCGGGCTGATCATCGCCCTCGTCGGCAGCTATTTCGGGCTCACCGCTAGCGCCAATACGGATAGTCTGAGCTCCCAGACCACCCGCTCGGTGGTGGTCGGCCTGGCGCTGATTTTGATCATCGACGCCCTGAGCGGCGCCATTCTTGCCAAGCTGGGCCTGATATGA
- a CDS encoding ankyrin repeat domain-containing protein yields the protein MKKGGIAAIVVIAIIGAAIYGTGALRHAPAPNQPSPGQAPASSTSSPAGNASGNGAANKPTPNEKAAAATQKPAESPAERYCASDHDKADIQAIKQAGGLVQIFQHEGALADAYGCAKAYLKHGGKVNAVDPRADSKHLTPLLFAIKRNDPKMVHFMLNHGANPHQRGGPHHIKPYGYAVFEALHNQSTNYNAVINILDSALGNQPASSSGS from the coding sequence GTGAAAAAAGGCGGTATCGCGGCGATCGTCGTCATCGCGATCATCGGTGCGGCGATTTACGGCACGGGCGCGTTGCGACATGCCCCGGCGCCAAACCAGCCCTCGCCCGGCCAGGCCCCGGCGTCATCGACGTCCTCGCCGGCCGGAAACGCGTCAGGCAACGGCGCAGCGAACAAGCCGACACCGAATGAAAAAGCCGCGGCCGCGACGCAAAAGCCGGCCGAATCGCCCGCCGAGCGCTACTGCGCCAGCGACCACGACAAGGCCGACATCCAGGCGATCAAACAGGCAGGCGGCCTGGTCCAGATCTTTCAGCACGAGGGCGCGCTGGCCGATGCCTATGGTTGCGCCAAGGCCTATCTCAAGCATGGCGGCAAGGTGAATGCGGTCGATCCGCGCGCCGATTCGAAGCATCTCACGCCGTTGCTGTTCGCCATCAAACGCAACGATCCCAAGATGGTTCATTTCATGCTCAACCACGGCGCCAATCCGCATCAGCGCGGCGGGCCGCATCACATCAAACCGTACGGCTATGCCGTGTTCGAGGCGTTGCATAATCAAAGCACCAACTACAACGCCGTGATCAATATTCTGGATTCGGCGCTGGGCAACCAGCCGGCATCGTCCAGCGGTTCCTGA
- the prpB gene encoding methylisocitrate lyase — translation MTAPQRFAAALEKEQPLQIVGAINAYAAMLAAHSGFNAVYLSGGGVANWSYGLPDLGMTTMNDVLEDVRRITYATDTPLLVDVDTGWGSAFNIARSIKLMEGAGAAAVHIEDQVAAKRCGHRPGKEIVSQDEMVDRVKAAVDARDEMKIMARTDALAVEGLDAAVERAAACVEAGADYIFAEAMTDLAMYARFTALGVPVLANITEFGATELYTTDQLATQGVAMVLYPLSASRAMANAALDVYRTIREHGTQKPALHTMQTRDELYEHLGYHAFEDKLDALFGQSHDSQ, via the coding sequence GCAACGCTTTGCCGCCGCACTCGAAAAGGAACAGCCGCTGCAGATCGTGGGCGCGATCAATGCCTACGCGGCCATGCTCGCCGCGCATTCCGGCTTCAACGCGGTCTATCTATCCGGGGGCGGCGTGGCCAACTGGTCGTACGGCCTGCCGGATCTGGGCATGACCACGATGAACGACGTGCTCGAGGATGTGCGCCGGATCACCTATGCGACCGACACGCCGCTGCTGGTCGACGTCGATACCGGCTGGGGCAGCGCGTTCAACATCGCGCGCTCGATCAAGCTCATGGAAGGTGCCGGTGCGGCGGCCGTGCATATCGAGGACCAGGTCGCCGCCAAGCGCTGCGGCCACCGGCCGGGTAAGGAAATCGTCTCGCAGGACGAAATGGTCGATCGCGTCAAGGCCGCGGTGGACGCCCGCGACGAGATGAAGATCATGGCGCGTACCGATGCGCTCGCCGTGGAAGGCCTGGATGCCGCGGTCGAACGCGCCGCGGCCTGCGTGGAGGCCGGCGCCGACTATATCTTCGCCGAGGCGATGACGGATCTGGCGATGTATGCGCGCTTTACCGCGCTGGGCGTGCCGGTACTGGCCAACATCACCGAATTCGGCGCCACCGAACTCTACACCACCGATCAACTGGCGACTCAGGGCGTGGCGATGGTCCTGTACCCGCTCTCGGCCTCGCGCGCGATGGCCAATGCCGCCCTCGATGTATATCGCACGATTCGCGAACACGGCACCCAGAAGCCGGCGCTGCACACCATGCAGACCCGTGACGAGCTCTACGAACATCTCGGCTACCACGCTTTCGAGGACAAGCTCGACGCACTGTTCGGTCAGTCGCACGATTCCCAGTAA